A single genomic interval of Antarcticibacterium arcticum harbors:
- a CDS encoding DUF423 domain-containing protein encodes MKRSYYIAGFCLGLLGVVLGAFAAHGLKPNLSPQAMETFETGVRFQIYHAFLILILANMDSLQNRNARIILYVILTGVFLFSGSIYLLATNSITAPDFSILGPVTPLGGSLLIFCWGFLIFHSIKLKIK; translated from the coding sequence ATGAAGAGAAGCTATTATATTGCGGGTTTTTGTTTGGGATTATTAGGGGTTGTGCTGGGGGCTTTTGCCGCTCATGGATTGAAACCAAATCTTAGCCCGCAGGCCATGGAAACTTTTGAAACCGGGGTTAGATTTCAAATTTATCATGCATTCCTTATTCTCATTCTTGCTAATATGGATAGCCTTCAAAATAGAAATGCCCGAATAATTCTCTACGTTATCCTTACAGGGGTGTTTCTCTTTTCGGGCTCAATATATCTCCTGGCAACAAATTCAATTACCGCACCCGATTTTTCAATTCTTGGTCCTGTAACCCCACTGGGTGGCAGTTTATTGATCTTTTGTTGGGGATTTCTCATCTTCCACAGCATAAAGTTAAAAATTAAATAA
- the pckA gene encoding phosphoenolpyruvate carboxykinase (ATP) has product MLANKQITKSISLENYGIHNATVHYQLSPDELHQITLERDHGVEAKSGALAVNTGEFTGRSPKDRFLVKDDETRDRVWWGDINIPFDPEKFDALYDKVVAYLSEKEVFVRDSYACSDENHRLNIRVVNEYAWSNLFAYNMFLRPEESELKNFKEDWIVINAPGFKADPSVDGTRQANFSILNFSRKIALIGGSGYTGEIKKGIFSALNFILPVHENTLPMHCSANIGKEGDTAVFFGLSGTGKTTLSADPKRKLIGDDEHGWTAENTIFNFEGGCYAKVINLTEDNEPDIFRAIKKGAILENVILNEDGEVDFEDTSITPNTRVSYPIDHIDNIAVPSIGENPKNIFFLTADAFGVLPPISKLNPGQAAYHFISGYTAKVAGTEAGVDEPLPNFSACFGAPFMPLHPTKYGEMLSEKMKDSKVDVWLVNTGWTGGPYGIGSRMKLKYTRAMIDAALEGKLKDVEFVQHPIFGLQMPTECENVPSEVLNPRGTWSDKSAYDSKALELANAFKTNFKKFEENANEEILGGGPLV; this is encoded by the coding sequence ATGTTGGCAAACAAACAGATTACGAAATCGATTTCGCTGGAGAATTATGGAATTCATAATGCCACGGTGCATTATCAACTAAGTCCAGACGAACTTCATCAAATTACGCTTGAAAGGGATCATGGAGTAGAGGCAAAATCTGGAGCTTTAGCGGTGAACACCGGGGAGTTTACAGGACGTTCTCCAAAGGACCGGTTTCTGGTTAAAGATGATGAGACGAGAGACAGAGTGTGGTGGGGGGATATTAACATTCCCTTTGATCCTGAAAAATTTGATGCTCTTTATGACAAGGTGGTTGCTTACCTTTCAGAAAAAGAGGTTTTTGTTAGGGATTCATATGCCTGCTCCGATGAAAATCACAGATTGAACATTCGCGTAGTAAATGAATACGCATGGTCCAATCTATTTGCGTACAATATGTTTTTAAGGCCGGAAGAATCTGAGCTTAAAAACTTTAAAGAAGACTGGATAGTTATCAATGCTCCCGGATTTAAGGCAGATCCATCTGTAGACGGAACGCGCCAGGCAAACTTTTCAATCCTTAATTTTTCAAGAAAAATTGCTTTAATTGGTGGAAGCGGGTATACCGGGGAAATTAAAAAAGGGATTTTTTCTGCCCTTAACTTTATCCTACCTGTGCACGAAAATACTTTGCCTATGCACTGCTCTGCCAATATAGGAAAGGAAGGCGATACCGCTGTGTTTTTCGGTTTATCGGGTACGGGAAAAACAACCCTTTCTGCAGATCCTAAACGGAAATTAATAGGTGATGATGAGCACGGGTGGACTGCAGAGAATACCATTTTTAACTTTGAGGGTGGTTGCTATGCTAAAGTTATTAATCTTACTGAAGACAATGAACCCGATATTTTCAGGGCGATCAAAAAAGGGGCAATTCTTGAAAATGTGATTCTCAATGAAGATGGGGAAGTAGATTTTGAAGACACATCTATTACACCAAATACAAGAGTAAGTTATCCTATTGATCACATAGATAATATTGCAGTTCCCTCAATAGGAGAAAATCCTAAAAATATATTTTTCCTAACGGCAGATGCCTTTGGGGTACTGCCTCCAATAAGTAAATTGAACCCGGGCCAGGCAGCCTATCATTTCATTAGTGGGTATACAGCTAAGGTTGCAGGTACAGAGGCTGGGGTAGATGAGCCTCTACCTAATTTTTCAGCTTGTTTTGGAGCGCCATTTATGCCTTTACACCCTACAAAATATGGGGAGATGTTGAGTGAAAAAATGAAAGATTCCAAAGTAGATGTTTGGTTGGTGAATACCGGATGGACCGGTGGTCCTTACGGGATAGGTAGCAGAATGAAGTTGAAATACACCCGCGCTATGATTGATGCTGCTCTTGAAGGAAAACTTAAAGACGTAGAATTTGTACAGCACCCCATTTTTGGGCTTCAAATGCCTACAGAATGTGAGAATGTGCCCAGTGAGGTTCTTAACCCAAGAGGAACCTGGAGTGATAAATCGGCATACGATTCCAAAGCCTTAGAACTTGCAAATGCATTTAAGACAAACTTTAAAAAGTTTGAGGAAAACGCTAATGAGGAAATCCTTGGCGGTGGGCCCCTGGTATAA
- a CDS encoding uroporphyrinogen-III synthase has translation MKVKTILISQPEPKVDNSPYSELEEKLRVKIDFIPFIHVEGVSSKDVRQQKIDLTKYTAVILTSRNSVDHFFRIAEEMRYKVPDTLKYFCLSEAVAYYLQKYVVYRKRKIYVGKRTFSELSPFIKKYKNEKFLLPASDMLKPDVPKTLNKLGVEWKQGIFYRTVVSDLTHLRDVYYDILVFFSPTGIKSLFENFPDFEQNETKIAVFGNTTVKAAKEHGLVVNIMAPTPDTPSMTMALKNYIKEANKK, from the coding sequence ATGAAAGTGAAAACAATTTTAATTTCTCAACCAGAGCCTAAAGTAGATAACTCTCCTTATTCTGAGCTTGAAGAAAAACTACGGGTAAAAATTGATTTCATACCTTTTATTCATGTTGAAGGAGTCTCATCCAAGGATGTAAGACAACAAAAAATTGACCTTACAAAATACACTGCAGTAATACTTACCAGCCGAAATTCTGTAGATCACTTTTTTAGAATTGCCGAGGAAATGCGCTATAAAGTGCCAGATACTCTTAAGTATTTTTGCCTTAGTGAAGCTGTGGCCTATTACCTTCAAAAATATGTGGTTTACCGTAAACGGAAGATCTATGTTGGGAAAAGGACTTTTTCTGAACTTTCCCCATTTATAAAGAAATACAAAAATGAGAAGTTCCTGTTACCGGCTTCAGATATGCTGAAACCTGATGTTCCCAAAACACTTAATAAACTGGGGGTTGAGTGGAAACAAGGTATTTTTTACCGCACTGTGGTAAGTGATCTTACTCATTTACGTGATGTTTATTATGACATCCTTGTATTTTTTAGCCCTACCGGGATTAAATCCTTATTTGAGAATTTTCCTGATTTCGAGCAGAATGAAACCAAGATCGCAGTTTTTGGAAATACCACAGTAAAAGCAGCGAAGGAACATGGGCTGGTTGTAAATATTATGGCGCCTACCCCAGATACTCCTTCAATGACCATGGCGCTTAAGAATTATATAAAAGAAGCCAATAAAAAATAA
- a CDS encoding DUF4271 domain-containing protein, giving the protein MEALERYSTSNDLLTIIIVLILLLLVISRKLFQQRFEDFISLFSSGKYLVIKNREHKALFGFNVLMLLIHILSVSLFLFMLYRFFLNPRETETEVLFLRIFTAYSFFILLKITVEKIIANVFDIDETADNYLFIKHTYRNLISLILLPFTIFLIYAPHQSAWIIYSLVIGIFIGIIFALFRIIKKNQGLISRNWFYFILYLCALEITPYVILYKLITTR; this is encoded by the coding sequence TTGGAAGCCTTAGAAAGATATAGCACTTCGAACGATTTGTTGACCATAATAATTGTGCTCATTCTTTTATTGCTGGTTATTTCCAGGAAATTATTTCAGCAACGGTTTGAAGACTTTATTTCCCTTTTTTCCTCGGGTAAATACCTGGTCATAAAGAACAGGGAGCACAAAGCTCTTTTCGGCTTCAATGTGTTAATGTTGTTAATCCATATTTTAAGCGTTTCGTTATTCTTATTTATGTTATACAGGTTTTTTCTAAATCCCCGTGAAACCGAAACCGAGGTATTATTTTTACGCATTTTTACCGCTTACAGTTTTTTTATACTGCTTAAAATTACCGTGGAAAAAATTATTGCTAACGTTTTTGACATTGATGAAACAGCAGATAATTACCTGTTCATTAAACACACTTACCGAAATTTGATAAGTCTTATCCTGCTGCCTTTCACCATTTTCCTTATATATGCCCCCCACCAATCTGCCTGGATAATTTACTCCCTGGTAATAGGGATTTTCATAGGGATTATTTTTGCGCTTTTTAGGATTATCAAAAAAAATCAGGGTCTCATCTCCCGTAATTGGTTCTATTTTATTTTGTACCTTTGCGCACTTGAAATCACCCCTTATGTCATTTTGTATAAGCTAATTACAACAAGGTAA
- a CDS encoding polyprenol monophosphomannose synthase, whose translation MSHGIIIIPTYNEIENIERLIRNVFSLQRKFHILVVDDNSPDHTAAKVKKLQSEFFGALFLEERRGKLGLGSAYIHGFKWALAHEYEYVFEMDADFSHNPNDLIRLYNACSRKGADVAIGSRYATGVNVINWPMSRVLLSWLASKYVRVITGMNIHDTTAGFICYKRKVLETLDLDKIQFVGYAFQIEMKFKAHILNFKIVEVPVIFSDRTKGTSKMSSGIISEAVFGVINMKLKSLFNKR comes from the coding sequence ATGTCACATGGTATAATCATTATACCCACTTATAATGAAATTGAAAACATTGAGCGCCTGATCAGGAATGTTTTTTCCCTACAGCGGAAATTTCATATTTTAGTGGTAGATGATAATTCACCAGACCATACGGCAGCTAAAGTAAAAAAGTTGCAGTCAGAATTTTTTGGGGCATTATTTTTGGAAGAGCGGAGGGGGAAATTAGGCCTTGGTAGTGCCTACATACACGGGTTTAAATGGGCCCTTGCTCACGAGTATGAGTATGTATTTGAAATGGATGCCGATTTTTCTCATAATCCAAACGACCTTATAAGACTATATAATGCCTGTTCCAGGAAAGGAGCAGATGTTGCTATAGGCTCCCGGTATGCCACCGGTGTAAATGTGATCAACTGGCCAATGAGCAGGGTGTTATTATCCTGGCTGGCTTCAAAATATGTTCGTGTTATCACAGGAATGAATATTCATGATACCACAGCAGGTTTTATTTGCTATAAGCGAAAGGTGCTGGAAACATTAGATCTGGATAAAATACAGTTTGTAGGTTATGCGTTCCAGATCGAAATGAAATTCAAGGCGCACATATTAAATTTTAAAATTGTAGAAGTTCCTGTGATTTTTTCCGACAGAACGAAAGGAACTTCTAAAATGAGCAGTGGGATTATTTCTGAAGCTGTGTTTGGGGTAATAAATATGAAATTAAAGAGTCTTTTTAATAAGAGGTAG
- a CDS encoding dihydroorotase produces MMKILIKNARIVNEGSIIEGDVFIENGIIAEIADSISAKSPDVNIIDAEGNYLLPGIIDDQVHFREPGLTHKETIETGSKAAIAGGITSFIEMPNTQPQTTTLEKLQEKFDIAKNSSYANYSFMFGGTNDNLEEILKVDPKITPAIKLFLGSSTGNMLVDDPKVLEQIFTKSPLMIAVHCEDEATIKRNLEENIAKYGDDIPMELHPKIRSEEACYLSSSRAVALAKKTGARLHVFHLSTAKELSLFDNKKPLKDKKITAEVCVHHLWFNDSDYQKKGTFIKWNPAIKTKKDQEALLQGLIDNHIDVIATDHAPHTKEEKKNVYTQAPSGGPLVQHALPAMLQLYHQEKISLEKIVEKMCHNPAILFQIEKRGFIREGYKADLVIVDLNSPWAVQPSNIVYKCGWSPFDGVTFKSRVTHTFVNGRLVYKNFKFLPFAPGAEQLTFDRK; encoded by the coding sequence ATGATGAAGATTTTAATTAAGAATGCACGTATTGTTAACGAAGGAAGCATTATTGAGGGTGATGTTTTTATAGAAAATGGAATAATTGCTGAAATTGCTGATAGTATAAGTGCAAAATCTCCCGATGTAAATATAATTGACGCAGAAGGAAATTACTTATTGCCAGGCATCATTGATGACCAGGTTCACTTTCGCGAACCAGGTTTAACGCATAAAGAAACCATTGAAACAGGTTCAAAAGCTGCCATTGCAGGTGGAATAACTTCTTTTATAGAGATGCCCAACACGCAGCCGCAAACCACTACTCTAGAAAAACTTCAGGAGAAATTTGATATTGCTAAAAACTCATCATATGCCAATTACTCCTTTATGTTTGGGGGCACCAATGATAACCTGGAGGAAATATTAAAGGTTGATCCTAAAATAACCCCTGCTATTAAACTCTTTCTGGGATCTTCTACCGGTAATATGCTGGTTGATGACCCAAAAGTGCTGGAGCAGATTTTTACCAAATCTCCTTTGATGATCGCGGTTCACTGCGAAGATGAAGCGACAATAAAGAGAAATCTTGAGGAAAACATCGCCAAATATGGTGATGATATACCTATGGAACTTCACCCAAAAATAAGAAGTGAAGAGGCGTGTTATCTTTCTTCATCGCGGGCAGTGGCGCTGGCAAAGAAAACCGGTGCCAGATTGCATGTTTTTCATCTATCTACAGCCAAGGAACTATCCCTGTTTGATAACAAAAAGCCTTTAAAAGACAAAAAGATTACTGCCGAGGTTTGTGTGCACCACCTTTGGTTTAATGATTCAGATTACCAGAAAAAAGGAACCTTTATAAAATGGAACCCTGCTATCAAAACCAAAAAAGATCAGGAAGCATTATTGCAGGGATTAATAGACAATCATATTGATGTGATCGCTACAGATCATGCGCCACATACCAAGGAGGAAAAGAAGAATGTATATACCCAGGCTCCAAGTGGAGGGCCTTTGGTGCAACATGCATTACCGGCCATGCTTCAACTGTATCATCAGGAAAAAATAAGCCTGGAGAAGATAGTTGAAAAGATGTGTCATAACCCGGCCATTCTTTTTCAAATTGAAAAGCGCGGATTCATACGTGAAGGCTATAAGGCAGATCTTGTAATTGTAGACCTTAACTCTCCCTGGGCAGTTCAACCAAGCAATATTGTATATAAATGTGGCTGGTCACCATTTGACGGTGTAACCTTTAAATCCAGGGTTACCCACACTTTTGTAAATGGCCGCCTTGTTTATAAAAATTTCAAATTCCTGCCTTTTGCCCCGGGGGCGGAACAATTAACCTTTGACCGGAAATAG
- a CDS encoding DUF4296 domain-containing protein, producing MKFVWVFAAAFLFFSCQNIEKVEKPKNLISEQKMAEVLTDLSLLNSAKNYNRRLLEETGLKPDEYLYTKHNIDSAQLSQSTRYYASDQNRLEAIYKNVKTNLEKLQRELAVKKENEERLKDTLPDSKKDSIIQDSLLGKPPRRDSLIMASPEYDIQ from the coding sequence ATGAAGTTTGTTTGGGTTTTTGCTGCGGCTTTCCTGTTCTTTTCCTGCCAGAATATAGAAAAGGTGGAAAAGCCAAAGAACCTTATATCCGAACAAAAAATGGCTGAAGTCCTAACAGATCTTTCATTGCTCAATTCGGCAAAAAACTATAACCGGAGATTACTTGAAGAAACCGGATTAAAACCAGATGAATATCTTTATACCAAACATAACATAGACAGCGCGCAACTCTCACAAAGCACCAGGTATTATGCGAGCGATCAAAACCGCCTGGAAGCGATCTATAAAAACGTGAAGACCAATCTTGAAAAATTACAGCGCGAGCTTGCCGTAAAAAAAGAAAATGAAGAACGTCTAAAAGACACTTTACCGGATAGTAAAAAAGATTCTATAATTCAGGATTCTCTATTAGGAAAACCTCCACGCAGGGATAGCCTTATAATGGCCTCTCCGGAATACGACATTCAATAG
- a CDS encoding NAD-dependent epimerase/dehydratase family protein: protein MILVTGGTGLVGSHLLLELLVAGKKVRATYRKNSDLNAVRKIFSYTIPAEEVEFLFKQIEWKEASLTDIPALSEAFEGISRVYHAAALVSFRKEDTAALRKTNIEGTANVVNLCIAGGIEKLCYISSIATMGLSIGETAISENFTWHPEKDHSEYAISKHGAEIEVWRASQEGVPVVILNPGIILGPGYWDKGTGQIFSKIYKGLNYHFPKTTGFVGVKDVAKLAVITMESFVQNEQYIVVAENLSFKEVLDKVALEFGKEPPKKELKPWMVYTGWLYQSIASALFGIKKEISRRDNTSLFEHSYYNNKKVMDEFSYKFQPIEEVIAETVIAFNNDKNQSY, encoded by the coding sequence ATGATTTTAGTTACCGGAGGTACGGGTTTAGTTGGGTCGCATCTATTGCTTGAACTTCTGGTAGCAGGCAAAAAAGTGCGTGCTACCTACCGTAAAAACAGCGACCTCAATGCGGTAAGAAAAATTTTCTCTTATACAATTCCTGCGGAAGAAGTCGAATTCCTTTTCAAACAAATAGAATGGAAAGAAGCTTCCCTTACAGATATTCCGGCGCTTTCAGAGGCTTTTGAAGGTATTTCACGCGTTTACCATGCTGCTGCCCTGGTTTCTTTTAGGAAGGAAGACACGGCAGCCCTTAGGAAAACGAACATTGAAGGAACTGCCAATGTTGTTAATTTATGTATAGCGGGAGGTATAGAAAAATTATGCTACATAAGCTCTATTGCAACTATGGGATTGAGCATAGGTGAAACTGCCATTTCTGAGAATTTTACATGGCACCCGGAAAAAGATCACAGCGAATATGCGATCTCCAAGCACGGAGCTGAAATTGAAGTATGGCGAGCCTCACAGGAAGGGGTTCCCGTAGTTATTCTTAATCCCGGAATAATTCTGGGCCCGGGATACTGGGATAAAGGCACCGGCCAGATATTTTCAAAAATATATAAAGGACTCAATTATCACTTTCCTAAAACCACAGGTTTTGTAGGCGTAAAAGATGTAGCAAAGTTGGCTGTGATCACTATGGAATCTTTTGTTCAAAATGAACAATATATTGTGGTGGCAGAAAATTTGAGCTTTAAAGAGGTGCTGGATAAAGTCGCTTTAGAATTTGGGAAGGAACCTCCTAAAAAAGAATTAAAACCCTGGATGGTATACACCGGTTGGTTGTATCAATCTATAGCTTCAGCCTTGTTTGGTATAAAAAAAGAAATAAGCCGGCGTGATAACACAAGTCTGTTTGAACATTCCTATTACAATAACAAAAAAGTAATGGATGAATTTTCATATAAGTTCCAGCCCATTGAAGAGGTGATCGCAGAAACGGTAATTGCTTTTAATAACGATAAAAACCAATCCTATTGA
- the tyrS gene encoding tyrosine--tRNA ligase: MVKNFVEEITWRGMLHDVMPGTEEHLLEEMRAAYVGIDPTADSLHIGHLVGVMMLRHFQLCGHKPYALVGGATGMIGDPSGKSTERNLLDEETLRHNQEALKNQLAKFLDFTGNTENAAVLVNNYDWMKNISFLDFIRDTGKHITVNYMMSKDSVKKRLSSDAAEGMSFTEFTYQLVQGYDFLHLYKNFSCTLQMGGSDQWGNITTGTELIRRIGNGKGYALTCPLITKADGTKFGKTESGNIWLDPNLTSPYKFYQYWLNTSDEDAEKYIKIFTFLSREEIESLVKNHVQEPHLRQLQKTLAEEITVMVHSREDLENAVKASEVLFGKSTASDLKSLNEATFLDVFEGVPQAEISREDIENGLDMIAALAAKTNFLASNAEARRALKENAVAVNKEKVGEDYLITREDLINDKYVILNKGKRNTYILRVV, translated from the coding sequence ATGGTTAAAAATTTTGTTGAAGAGATTACCTGGCGCGGGATGTTACACGATGTGATGCCGGGCACAGAGGAACACCTGTTGGAAGAAATGCGTGCAGCTTACGTGGGAATTGATCCTACGGCAGACTCACTTCATATAGGCCACCTGGTGGGGGTAATGATGTTACGCCATTTTCAGTTATGTGGTCATAAACCCTATGCCCTGGTAGGTGGGGCAACCGGGATGATTGGAGACCCCTCGGGAAAATCTACAGAGCGAAATCTACTGGATGAAGAAACGCTAAGGCATAACCAGGAGGCACTTAAAAATCAACTTGCAAAATTTCTCGACTTTACCGGTAATACCGAAAATGCAGCTGTATTGGTTAATAATTATGACTGGATGAAGAATATTTCCTTCCTTGATTTTATAAGGGATACGGGAAAACATATTACGGTAAATTACATGATGTCCAAGGATTCAGTAAAGAAAAGACTTTCATCTGATGCGGCGGAAGGAATGTCTTTCACCGAATTTACTTATCAACTGGTGCAGGGGTATGACTTTCTCCACCTGTATAAAAATTTTAGCTGTACACTTCAAATGGGCGGAAGTGACCAGTGGGGAAATATCACCACGGGAACAGAGCTTATAAGAAGAATAGGAAACGGAAAAGGCTACGCTCTTACATGTCCCTTAATTACCAAAGCCGATGGCACCAAATTTGGAAAAACCGAAAGCGGAAATATCTGGCTGGATCCAAATCTAACATCCCCTTATAAATTTTACCAGTATTGGTTAAATACAAGCGATGAGGATGCCGAAAAATATATCAAGATCTTCACTTTCCTGAGCAGGGAAGAAATTGAAAGCCTGGTAAAAAACCATGTGCAGGAACCGCATTTAAGGCAACTTCAAAAAACGCTGGCAGAGGAAATTACCGTAATGGTTCATTCCCGGGAGGATTTGGAGAATGCGGTAAAAGCTTCAGAAGTATTATTTGGAAAGAGTACCGCAAGCGATCTAAAGAGTTTAAATGAGGCTACATTTTTAGATGTATTTGAAGGAGTTCCCCAGGCAGAAATTTCAAGAGAAGATATTGAAAATGGCCTGGATATGATCGCAGCCCTTGCAGCAAAAACCAACTTCCTGGCCTCCAATGCAGAAGCCAGAAGAGCCCTAAAGGAAAATGCAGTTGCTGTAAATAAGGAGAAGGTGGGTGAAGATTATTTGATAACACGGGAGGACCTTATTAATGATAAATATGTGATCCTGAACAAAGGAAAGCGTAACACCTATATTCTTAGAGTGGTATAA
- a CDS encoding LuxE/PaaK family acyltransferase yields MNYDEIFSISSPQEFEKLSLEIFRYQYEHIPVYRKFCDLLKTNPREVSRLEAIPFLPIEFFKTHTVIASGKKAEITFSSSGTTGSLTSKHHVSDLTLYERSFELAFKQFYGDPAKMVILALLPSYLERDGSSLIYMAQHLIEKSRQPESGFYLNDLKKLKETLENLEKQARKVLLIGVSFALLDLIELHSFNLKNTIVMETGGMKGRRREMIREELHQILKKGFGVEKIHSEYGMTELLSQAYSMGDGVFQTPPWMKLLIRDPEDALTYLPEGKTGGINVIDLANINSCAFIATQDLGKNLGNNKTEVLGRFDNSDIRGCNLLVI; encoded by the coding sequence ATGAATTACGATGAAATTTTTTCTATTTCTTCACCTCAGGAATTTGAAAAGCTAAGTCTTGAAATTTTCAGGTATCAATATGAGCATATTCCGGTTTACCGTAAATTCTGTGACCTGCTTAAAACTAACCCTCGGGAAGTTTCCCGGCTTGAAGCAATTCCTTTTTTACCTATTGAATTTTTCAAGACCCACACTGTAATTGCATCCGGGAAAAAAGCCGAAATAACTTTTTCCAGTAGTGGCACCACAGGATCTCTCACCAGTAAACATCATGTGAGTGATCTTACCCTATATGAGCGTAGTTTTGAGCTGGCTTTTAAACAATTTTACGGTGATCCCGCCAAAATGGTAATTCTCGCACTGCTCCCCTCCTACCTTGAAAGAGATGGATCATCTCTTATTTATATGGCCCAGCATTTAATTGAAAAAAGCAGGCAACCGGAAAGCGGCTTTTATTTAAATGATCTTAAAAAGCTGAAAGAGACCCTCGAAAATCTGGAAAAGCAAGCTCGAAAAGTTTTGCTTATTGGGGTTTCCTTTGCCCTGCTTGACCTTATAGAATTACATTCTTTCAATTTAAAGAACACGATTGTTATGGAAACCGGTGGAATGAAGGGTAGACGCCGTGAAATGATTCGGGAAGAGTTGCATCAAATATTAAAAAAGGGATTTGGAGTTGAAAAGATACATAGTGAATATGGAATGACAGAACTTCTCTCCCAGGCATATTCAATGGGCGACGGCGTGTTTCAAACTCCCCCCTGGATGAAACTACTCATTCGGGATCCGGAAGATGCTCTTACCTATCTTCCTGAAGGGAAAACCGGGGGCATAAATGTAATAGACCTGGCAAACATAAATTCCTGTGCATTTATTGCCACCCAGGACCTTGGAAAGAACCTGGGAAATAACAAAACAGAAGTTCTGGGCAGATTTGACAACAGCGACATAAGAGGTTGTAACCTTCTTGTTATTTAA
- a CDS encoding T9SS type A sorting domain-containing protein, translated as MKQKYILSFLLVCFLLFSNVVAAQSTGFPAYTPEKPITGLSIYPNPVTGSKVFIASDKNQPKEVEIYNVLGKMVLSARLIGKELDVSELTPGIYIVKIREGNTQATRKLVVK; from the coding sequence ATGAAACAAAAATACATTTTAAGTTTTTTATTGGTTTGTTTTCTGCTGTTTTCCAATGTGGTAGCAGCGCAAAGCACAGGGTTTCCTGCTTATACGCCGGAAAAACCAATCACGGGACTTTCCATTTACCCTAACCCGGTAACAGGAAGTAAAGTATTCATAGCCTCTGATAAAAATCAGCCAAAAGAAGTCGAGATCTACAATGTTCTTGGCAAAATGGTGCTTTCTGCAAGGTTAATTGGAAAAGAATTGGATGTTTCAGAACTTACTCCCGGAATTTATATCGTAAAAATAAGGGAAGGAAATACCCAGGCTACAAGAAAGCTTGTGGTAAAATAA